TCATTAACTAACCTGTAATGAGATGTTTGCCACATGTGGACTTGTATTGACTGCCTGAATCTCACCGTTTATAATTTTCACTCTCTCGACCTGAAGCCACAGATCTCTTCTGTTACTGTCCTTCGCTCTTTGGGGAAGTAAATCGAATCGTATGCTTCGGGAGATTTTATTGTTCGATGTGAAAAATGCAGCACAGCCGCTTTTAAACATGTAACCACCAGCTGCTTTCAATCTGGCGACAGCACTCTCGCAGTGTTTGCTTTTCAAGGGTCGGCGTGGTCGTTCTGGCAACAGGAACGTGACGTATGGCTGCTCTTATCTATGACAGCTCTTTCGatgcctaaacataaccaaactGCAACAATGAGGACCAATAACCCTGAGGATAACAGGTCGACCACTTATAGTAAATAATGAATCAaatgtgaatttgaatttgCCTCAAACACGACAGGAACCTGGATCACCTGGATGAACATCTTGTGTTTCATCGAGCAGTCCGGTTTGGATGAGCACTTCACCAAAAGTACTCCAGTGGGAACGCAGCCATTTTATCAGATCTGTGATGCTGAATACTGGTCATAGTTTAGGAATATTGAATTAGTTTATCTGCAACGAGTTCACTGCTGACCAAGCTAGCTATTAGCCACAAAGGAGAAACTCAAGACATAAACACAGTACATAATCATTTAGAGATATAACCTTTCTTAGTCCAACAGTAACTTCACATTCaccaaatgttaaaattctgattgcccattatttagtttttttctgtatctgcaTGTTACTTCTCTTGGCACTGAGTTGTTCTGTAACCATCTTACTTTGAGAGACATTGGGTGGGTCGCTTCAAACTCCTTTGGGTTTTGTAATAATTGGCCTTCAGAACAATATGCAGACCCCAGCTATAGCAAGTCATTTGACCATtagtctgtattttttgttaacTGTGAACAAGGGTTCATTTACACTTCTCGAAATCCTACTTTTATAACCCTCCCTTTAATCGTTTTAGGTTGGTTTTCTCAACCAAGTCTGCCTCAACATTGGTGgattcataaaaatgttatcaccTTGGGCTCAGCGCAAGAAGCTAAACTAGCGGCTGAACATAATTATCGCTGTAAATGTCCATATTGAGGATTGGCAGAAAGAAATCAACATCTACTAAACAAATATTGTGTGCCAACACTCATTTAAACAGGCATGCTGCGCAGAATCGCTGCActactttaatgttttatgcacataaacatgaaaaaaaaagagagatcttagttcatgtttgtttctacATCCCGTGCAGCTGTACAACACCAGAGCCTTAAAAAAACTTGAGCGTAAACAGAGCAGATATTGCACTTGGCTCCAGCTCCCAACAGCATGCAcgaggaaaaacagagagcagtAACCTTTGATTTTATGTTCCCTGCTGAACATCTGTTTCATGAAAAATAGattctgtagaaaaaaaaaaaaaaagttaagtaaCTCATTTGGAATGAATGAACACAGTTGTTTAGCTCTCTGTGACTCCGTGTGTATACATCAGCTGTGGCTGATATACAAAAagttttttatgtttctataaaatgtttttttttttttttttttttttaaatttttcttgTATCATTGCTACAGCATATTTGTGCTGACTGAATTTGGCCAAAACCCTGAGCCGTGTTCGGCATCACTGCAGCTGATacagtggagcagcaggtggtgtgtgtgcagagcgCACGTGGAAGCATTTATATATGCAAACACGCATATATGGAACAGGCATTCATTAACCCCCTGAGTCACGTCTCAGGATGCTGAACACACATAATACAAATTCACACGAATGTACACGTGTACACACACCAAAACTCGAACTCGCTAAATTGTTGTTGCTCTCTTGGGAAATATGCTGGAGGAGCGGGACCTGCCCAGCTGGCTAAACCATCACTCATCGGTGTTTTGGTTACATTTGTGAGCTAATGAAAACTTTACGTGTTTCGTTGTCGGGGGCTTAAATtacaacttcctgtttttacTCCTTTAAATGCTTCCTACGTCCCGTTAACGCCGAAGCAACGCTGAAGTTAATCATTCAGAgctgtcctctgtgtttattttctcccccTGATTACTGTTAACTCTGAACGTTCAACCACCGGTGCTGTAGGACTGTGTCAGCTCTCGTGTTTAGTTCCTTATTGACTCGCACTGGTTTTAACGTCTGCCTTAACTGAATCAACTTGACTGTGTCTCCAGTGTTCAAGAAGGTCGACAGCCTGTCCGAGGAGGAGTCGGTCTACCACGCCAAGATCTCCAGGGTCCAGCAAGGGATCGAGGGTAAAGTAGCTCGACTGAGCAAACACATGGTCGTTTTTTGATACACGAAATGATAGCTGGGGACTTTTGGTATGGAGTTGTATGAGCCGCTTATCTCTTGTCAGTGTATTATAGATGAGTATTGTAGATGATCATCAGCTCTCCCCCGTGTGGAGAGGCAGCACAAACAGAGAAGAGCATTGTTACTGCTATAAACTAGAAGCAACACCTATTTcgacacatttacatttagcagatcACTTTAAGTAAATGTTCTGTAaaaacttacttacttactcttGCTCTCAAAGGCATTAACCTTTAGCTCAACTCTGAGGCTATTCTGCAAATAGTTTtaatgaatgatgaaaatggCGACTTCTGATCAGTCCACATCAATGTCAGGCTCACCTACATAGCCACGCCCACTTCAGATTAATCCATTCTGAGTCAGGATATGAATGTAGAATTTAGAATGTAGtttgctgaataaataaacatataaataataatatgcCAGCTCGTCCCTACTATACAttatggaaaagaaaacatcagcaatGGAGAGATGGGTTTCTGCGACTGAAATGGAAAACTGTCGGTTTTTTTTGGAGCCTTTCATTAGATAAAACAGCTTGAAGAGTGACAGGGAACGACATGAAGCAAAGGGGCACAGGTGCTTCCtgaattaatttattcacaGTGCTAAAAGAGCCTAAAACTGCTGTTTTCTGCCACTATAAATAACCATAAGATAAAATAAGCCTTTATTAATCACTGGAGGAAAATTCAGGtgtcacagcaacaacaacagcagtgaaaatgattaaaagctCCTGGCAGCGACTAAATGGACCTTGTGGTGTGATTGTTTAGTTAACCATATAGACCCTGCATCCGCACCAGGCGGTTTAAGGTCATTCATGTGGTGTGAAGCAGTACGGCTGATCGGGTTTAATGTCAGGGGAGGTCaacagacgttttttttttattctctcccAGAAAACAGGCAGATGGATACCAGACGCTTTCATTTACAGTGATCATAAACAGACCTTTCTTAtctcccctccttttctttctctcacagaTCTGAGCTCCACCTCTAACTGCTCAGGCTGTCTGGATGTGACTCTGTACAGCGAGGAGATCAGCAGGCTCAAGAGGGAGTTTGAGGACATCCAGAGGATGATACTGGGACAGGAGCAGGTACTGAGACGTCCAcaagtcatttgttttgttcagccaacagtccaaaaccaaaagatatttaatttttaaagataaaaagcaaagaaaaggagcaaatcACCTTTATAATGGGCTACAGACTGACTCCATTAATTTCTAACTGTCACTTTGATCACTGTTCCCCTCCAGGTCCTGGACCAGGCCTCCCAGTCCCAGAACACCCTACAGGAGACAAACAACCGGCTGACACGCGACATGCAAAACCACCTCATGTCGATCAAACTTCTCAACCAGTCGCTAGAACGCTACCTGGATCGGGTGGAGGGCTGGAAGGACGTGATCGAGGAGActgaagagaagatgaagacCCTGACAGAGGATCAGTACAACGTCAAAGCTACAGCGCTGCAAGTTAACATGACGGTGGCTCTCAGGTGAACAAAAAGACTAAACACAGATATTGACTGTGTGACATATGAATTCTGTCTTGAAGCTTAAAGATACAGTCACATTTGTTCATATAGTCCGAAAAGGGGCTATATGGACAGTCtcattcaggaaacagaaaataaaaatgtgtatgtaatgtaatgtaatatgaATGCGGCTgatgttttcctcttctctccagcACGATGTGGATAGACACCCTGCAGAGAAAAGCCGACGAGGAGACTCTGGTCCTCCAGAAGTTGACCAGCGACTGGCAGAACTACAGCCGGGTTCTGAGCGTCATCAAGTCCAACATGAGCAGCACCACACAAAACATGCGCTTCCTCCAGAACAACATCATATCTGACCACCAGAGAATCGCCATGTCCACTGACGTCTACTACGACCTCACCCAGCAGGTGACCCCGAAATTTCCTTTAGGAGGAGTGACCGGGTCCTCACAAATACAGCAAGTACAACATCTGTGTGTATTTCCTTCAGGTGATGAACCTGCAGATGCAGCTCGACAACGTGACGTCTTTCATGGATGAACACGAAGAGAACATGCACGACCTTCACTACCACTCCAGGTAACACGcgaaacacactcacattcaaAGATGAATCCAGATGTTTTGATGGCGAGGCCCAACATTGTGTACAGACGTCCCTACACCACGATGACtgaataatgcacacacacacacctgacacacctctCCAGATACTACGAGAACCGGACGGGTGAGCGTTTCTCCGCTCTGGATGGCCGTCTGAACTCCATCTCGATGGAGATCGACACGATCTCCTCCAGCCTCAACGCCACCGTCAGCCACGTCCAGAGCATGTACAAGTACATCAACATCGAGAGCTCGTCCTGCCAGAGTCGCATGGGCCAACACACTGAAGACCTGCAGGTAGGGGCCACAGAGGAATTCATTCGTCTTGCTCGCCAAACTATCGATACATATAAACAAGAAAACTCAAAGTCAAGTTGAATTCCTCTGTGATAAGACAATTTTCTTTACCTTCTTCCACACATCCCCCTTCTTACTTTTGTGCAGAACCTGAACGACACCGTGTTGTTACTCCTCCACTTGGCCGACACACTGAGACAACAAAACATGCTGTTGAACGTGCGACTGGATGTTGATGTCAGGAACTTGTccatggtgatggaggagatgaagctTGTGGATGTTCACCATAACCAGCTAATTAAGAACTTCACCATAGTGAAAGGTACAGTAGATGTTGTCCTATATAAAGATAAATCAGTACGTGTACACTTTATTGTTCATCTTCAACACGCTACCTTCTCTCAACAGGTGCTCCTGGACCGCCAGGGCCCAAAGGGAACCGTGGTGAGACCGGCTCAAAAGGACCTGTGGGACTGACTGGGAGTAAAGGTGACCGGGGCCCGACAGGAAGCCGTGGTTCTGTTGGAGAGAAGGGTTCTCTTGGGCTTAAGGGAGCACCAGGTGAAACAGGTCCCAGTGGAAATAGAGGGTCTGTAGGAATCAAAGGAGCTAAAGGATCTATTGGTGCCCCAGGACCGCGTGGTGAGAAGGGCCAGAAAGGTGACATTGGTCTCCCCGGTTTAGATGGCAACGATGGACCAGCAGGGCCTCTGGGAATCCAGGGTCAGGCAGGACTGCCGGGCATCATTGGGCCACCGGGACCGAGAGGAAAACCAGGGCCCGTCGGGCCGCCTGGTCCTCCAGGATACCCTGGACCTCCAGGGTTGCCGTACCATCACGATCGAGTCAACACCCAGCAGCGGTCCGTGACGCCTGCTACTGGGTCCAAGAGACAGTAGAAAGACGGACGAAGACATGGACTCAGAAGTGATTTGTACAAAGAGGCTTAATTATAagtgacagacacaaactgaaggAAACCATCCAACGACTCTGAGATGCAATaatccatttcttttgtgtgtgcaaGACAATCGTGaacaacaaatcaaattcaAGACAGGGCTTTTAAAGGAGGCATTATCCTGAATATATGACATGGCCACAACCAAGAGGAAGGTCTAATagacagagagcaggactgCTGCCACAGACTGAACTGTTGTTGAGAAGTGAGAAGAGGCCAAAGATGAACTTTTGTACGGTGGTATGTTGGAGAAAACGGTCTTTGCATTGTTCTCaccaaagacaaagaaaacccAAATCAAACAAGTCCCTTCCATTTATGAATGAAATGAGTTTTTGTCAGctcaaaatttttttttttcttatatgtTGGAATTAATAGgaataaaaaacatcttgcCTTGTTGGATATACTGAAAGCAAAGACTGTTTGAGGTTGTTGTCAAGCCACAAAAACCTCATGGGGGATAATAAATAGGAGGGCTGTTAACCACAGATTTGGACTTAAGTAGAGGTGTTTTCCCATCTGGACTACTCGAGGGTTTACATTCCCATGCACTATTTTATATTATgggcacagaaaaaaacaaacacttttttttttttacattatgtaCACGTCGACACATCCTTTTCTGGTGGATGGCACTGTTTGTAAATTTTCTAGCCAGTTTGCTTCTCTCTTGGCATTTCAGAGCAGGTCCTCTGAAGACTTTTCTCTCATCTACTGGGCAAAACAGAGGTGACGTTGCAGAATTAACGGCCTGTGCATTTCCACCCTTCTACACTTTGGTTTGGCATAGCATTGAACATTTGCTTTGATTGTTGCTCTTGTTCGACAAAGAAGGCAAGAATGAAGAAAAATTATGATTCCTGTTGAAGTGTGAAAACATTATAGGAaatacactctctctctctctgagactTTGATAAGATGATCAGTGTTagtctggtgtttgtgtgcaggagcTGGAGACAGGACGttattagcctagcttagcataaagactggaagcacaGGGAAGGAGGTAGCCTGAATCCTGACAAAAATCACCAACAAACACGTTTTATGGTGTTTGCTGAAATCTGTAACCAGGTGGttattagcctagcttagcattacGGCTAGAAGCAGGTAGCCTGACTCTTTCCAAAGATCACTAACTGgttgtattttaatttgttcaaatctgtacaaaaaaaattcagtgtCATTGCTGTGTTAAGGGGAGTTTAGTGCACAACAGCACATAACTTCCCCGTACATGATCTGATAttgccttgttgttgttgctgctgctgctggtggaccATGGAGATTGTTTTTGTAAAGCCAGAGCTTTGCCACATAGggaaaaaggccaaaaatacATACGTGGGAGAAGTTGTCCTTTGGAACACGTGTTTATAGTTGTGAAACGGTGtatttaaacccaaaccatgttttcctaaacccacTTAGTGTAATAATAAGTGAACAAGATAATATTATGTCCCAGCAGGATACCATCCCCACTCCTCTGAGTGGGAGTCTTAAACTGCACTCAGCCACAATTGCTtgcttgaaatgtgttttttgtcgcTATTTGTAAGTTGAGATGATGGTTCTGGAGCGACATTAATTGTGACGTTcgaggaacaacaccaacacagcaaaaaaagatACACTTTACCCCTGCCTCCATTTTTTacactaagctaagctaagctaagctaaaatGATTGCCTCTGCCTCCAGTTCTGTACCTTATGCAGAGATTTAAGAGTGGTATCAGCTAACTGTCTTTCACAGATGTTGAACAATTCCTTTGAGAGGTTTGAAAAGTCATCCAACAAATCATGAATAACATTGGTGAACGTGTTGATTCATGAAAAAGCGTGTGTTTTTCTGCGACAGGattgtttcttttccctctttctaCTTTAAACAATTGTGATACCGGAGACATGACTTACAGGAGGGTTTTATGATACGTGCATAAATAATCTTTTATATCtccgaaaaaaagaaaaaaaaatacaaaaaggcaAACTACTATAAGGTACTATTTTTGTAAACCTGTGAGTTGTAATGAAATGCGACTGGCTTGCATCGAACttcaataaagcttttttttgaACAGTCTCATTCCTGTTGGTGTCCTGCTGCTCTTCCACAGCAGAGTGCTATTGTTGCCCTGTGAACTGAAAAGGGAGCGGCCATTAATTCAAAACAGATGTCAGCCCCTCCCATTAGATTTTTGAGGTTTGCTGCCACTGAATAAAAGATAATCGATTGGCTCGATTCACCCTGAGGTTTAAACACAGGTACAGTTGTATCTAAAATCGGGCTCATTGTTGTGGAGAGGAGCTGAAAGCCTCCCTGCAGCAGCCCCCGATCTCCCGCTGGATGACATTATCACAGCgtttccctctttccctccatgCTGGAACATGACAGGCCTTGTGGGATGTTGGGAACCTGATATCCAACAAAAACTTCCTTCAAGAATCCACCCAGATCCCTCATTCCTGCAGTCTCCGTGACTGTTCAATATGCGCACGGCACATTTGCTCTAAATCACTCGCTGCTTTCACCTCAGAAACCCAAAGGGAAAAAAGCGCAACATCGGCGCTGTTTCCAATCTGTGCGGCGGGAAAAATGTGGCTGAGATTGCTCTGATATATGTCTGCTTTATTCTCACGTCAGATATCCTTCAGTCTGACTAGCATGATTTCTCTTCTTTCGCAGCAGACTTGTGAGAGGGAGACCTCCTGCCGACTCCTGCGAATCTAAACTATTCCCACATGCGGAGCCATAAATCACCGGGACTGCTGCTAAACTGTTGGAGGGACAAATTTGCAGGGCACAGAGACACCGCATCCAGCCACAAAAGAGACACAAGGAGcaaaagggaagaaagagaaggagttATGGGTATGAATTTCACTAAAGCTGACGCGGCTACAGCAAATCAGCCTGAGAttttacataaacaaacaaacaaacaaaaaactttataCAGGGTAACAGAGTAATTTTACACTGTGGCTTAGGCTGAGTTGTACCCAAAAGTAAAACCTGCGCAAAAGATattat
This region of Acanthopagrus latus isolate v.2019 chromosome 22, fAcaLat1.1, whole genome shotgun sequence genomic DNA includes:
- the scara3 gene encoding scavenger receptor class A member 3, whose product is MKDNYGGYENQLFKEEDFTGEEEMPSFRGRSRGGCLRCQQSHSLQLAVKVLYGFVAFLIITVAVLASLVFKKVDSLSEEESVYHAKISRVQQGIEDLSSTSNCSGCLDVTLYSEEISRLKREFEDIQRMILGQEQVLDQASQSQNTLQETNNRLTRDMQNHLMSIKLLNQSLERYLDRVEGWKDVIEETEEKMKTLTEDQYNVKATALQVNMTVALSTMWIDTLQRKADEETLVLQKLTSDWQNYSRVLSVIKSNMSSTTQNMRFLQNNIISDHQRIAMSTDVYYDLTQQVMNLQMQLDNVTSFMDEHEENMHDLHYHSRYYENRTGERFSALDGRLNSISMEIDTISSSLNATVSHVQSMYKYINIESSSCQSRMGQHTEDLQNLNDTVLLLLHLADTLRQQNMLLNVRLDVDVRNLSMVMEEMKLVDVHHNQLIKNFTIVKGAPGPPGPKGNRGETGSKGPVGLTGSKGDRGPTGSRGSVGEKGSLGLKGAPGETGPSGNRGSVGIKGAKGSIGAPGPRGEKGQKGDIGLPGLDGNDGPAGPLGIQGQAGLPGIIGPPGPRGKPGPVGPPGPPGYPGPPGLPYHHDRVNTQQRSVTPATGSKRQ